In the Colletotrichum lupini chromosome 1, complete sequence genome, one interval contains:
- a CDS encoding NAD dependent epimerase/dehydratase, translated as MPLRVLLTGANGFIAQHILAQFLAAGHSVRAVVRSQSSADQLHKTFASYPSTQLDFALVPDIAAPGAFDTVLVSDHAPFDVVLHTASPFNFRKGNSNADFLDPAVKGTTEILQGVVRKAPTVKRVIVTSSMAAVIEITKPPISDPPKIYSEKDWLGVSREDAEASTHPAIPYVASKKFAEKAAWAFLSSEPKPAFELVTICPPIVYGPLYDVSATASPQNLNESNHMLYQNFCGPSLTKESPVPPEMLHLYVDVRDVARAHLLAATTPEAGGKRFLVSPGGVSNQRLANILREKLPQWEGRIPKGDPAKTALAEGMFGVDASLAEKVLGMEYRKLEDTIGDTAVQFVELENRAKTA; from the coding sequence ATGCCTCTCCGCGTCCTCCTTACCGGCGCCAACGGCTTCATAGCCCAACACATCCTCGCCCAGTTTCTCGCAGCAGGCCACTCCGTTCGCGCCGTCGTCCGCTCCCAGTCCTCCGCCGACCAGCTCCACAAGACCTTCGCCTCCTACCCCTCCACGCAGCTCGACTTCGCCCTGGTGCCCGACATCGCCGCCCCGGGCGCCTTTGATACCGTCCTCGTCTCGGACCATGCGCCCTTTGACGTCGTCCTCCACACGGCCTCGCCCTTCAACTTCCGCAAGGGCAACTCTAACGCCGACTTCCTCGACCCAGCCGTCAAGGGCACGACCGAGATCCTACAGGGCGTGGTGCGCAAGGCGCCGACCGTGAAGAGAGTCATCGTCACGAGCTCCATGGCCGCCGTGATCGAGATCACCAAGCCCCCCATCTCCGACCCGCCCAAGATTTACAGCGAGAAGGACTGGCTCGGCGTATCGAGGGAAGACGCAGAGGCATCGACGCACCCCGCGATACCCTACGTCGCCAGCAAGAAATTCGCAGAAAAGGCAGCCTGGGCCTTCCTCTCCTCCGAACCGAAACCCGCCTTCGAGCTCGTCACAATCTGCCCGCCCATCGTCTACGGACCCCTCTACGACGTCTCGGCGACGGCATCCCCGCAGAACCTGAACGAGAGCAACCACATGCTCTACCAGAACTTCTGCGGGCCGTCACTTACCAAGGAATCGCCGGTCCCGCCTGAGATGCTGCACCTGTACGTCGACGTGCGGGACGTCGCGCGCGCGCACCTGCTGGCAGCGACGACGCCCGAGGCGGGCGGGAAGAGGTTTCTGGTGAGTCCCGGGGGCGTGTCGAACCAGCGACTGGCGAATATTTTGAGGGAGAAGCTGCCGCAGTGGGAAGGGCGGATACCAAAGGGGGACCCGGCCAAGACGGCGCTGGCGGAGGGCATGTTTGGGGTTGATGCGTCGTTGGCGGAGAAGGTT